A genome region from Triticum aestivum cultivar Chinese Spring chromosome 2B, IWGSC CS RefSeq v2.1, whole genome shotgun sequence includes the following:
- the LOC123043548 gene encoding protein WVD2-like 7 isoform X1 — MGAEPDQPPSPPPPERTASPERDALRSDDRDWKAEMMSALGESVSFGRFLAEPLEWGRWSAFEHNRYLEEAAGQSRPGSVAQKKAFFEEHYARKRKSADVEDEEGDEGRDADADGAYGEAWSAGSSCMTDEPAGEETGGVDSGAPDDCGAVADAAAPPVEAPQELEAVADGAAPSCRLDSTDEQRGVQVAEARKGLQLDTECALAAVDAVEKQPLQESSIVNQGVADSVEKKRHPMSSLFQKPAEFSSPPSGKKVPSSSAKRRSMLRPAKENSSPFPATDSNKQEETSVAQKGSILGTLNFRRCEIGDPASRSRNLGSRIASRISQLESASRLVKDIHPKVNKQRRTSKGFCKDIPETASITTQQHEQRSPYVSVTRVKEKFFGSTAPPMHLETNIDKENMGKANDEAGLKEMHQSVRFKARSLPNFYWRSKESKDSRQGARETHQNPPNSDHRLNDDASDPHGMSRGASKDKQICCFPLIRR; from the exons ATGGGCGCCGAGCCGGACCAGCCCCCCTCCCCGCCCCCGCCGGAGCGGACCGCGTCGCCGGAGCGCGACGCCCTCCGCAGCGACGACCGG GACTGGAAGGCGGAGATGATGTCGGCGCTGGGGGAGTCGGTCTCCTTCGGCCGGTTCCTCGCCGAGCCGCTCGAGTGGGGCCGGTGGTCGGCGTTCGAGCACAACCGCTACCTCGAGGAGGCCGCGGGGCAGTCCCGCCCCGGATCCGTCGCGCAGAAGAAGGCCTTCTTCGAGGAGCACTACGCCAGGAAGCGGAAGAGCGCCGATGTCGAGGACGAGGAGGGCGACGAGGGGCGCGATGCTGATGCGGACGGTGCGTACGGCGAGGCCTGGTCGGCGGGCTCCTCGTGCATGACGGACGAGCCCGCGGGGGAGGAGACCGGCGGCGTAGATTCGGGTGCTCCGGATGATTGCGGCGCCGTCGCCGATGCCGCTGCGCCGCCGGTGGAAGCGCCTCAGGAGCTGGAGGCCGTTGCGGACGGCGCTGCTCCATCTTGCCGCTTGGATAGCACGGACGAGCAGCGTGGTGTGCAGGTTGCTGAAGCGAGAAAGGGGCTGCAGTTGGATACTGAATGTGCCCTGGCTGCTGTTGATGCCGTTGAGAAGCAACCGTTGCAG GAGAGTTCGATTGTCAACCAGGGTGTGGCAGATTCTGTGGAGAAGAAGAGGCATCCAATGTCGTCGCTATTTCAGAAGCCTGCAGAATTCAGTTCTCCCCCATCAGGAAAGAAAGTGCCGTCTTCATCAGCCAAAAGGCGGTCCATGCTTCGTCCTGCAAAGGAAAACAGCTCACCATTTCCTGCTACTGACAGTAACAAGCAAGAAGAGACTTCAGTTGCTCAGAAAGGGTCGATACTGGGTACACTGAACTTCAGGAGATGTGAAATAGGCGATCCTGCCTCCAGATCAAGAAATCTTGGCTCCAGGATTGCTTCAAGGATTAGTCAGCTAGAGTCTGCAAGTAGGCTGGTGAAAGATATTCATCCTAAGGTGAACAAACAGAGGCGGACAAGCAAG GGGTTCTGCAAAGACATTCCAGAAACAGCTTCCATAACAACTCAGCAGCATGAACAAAG GTCTCCATATGTCAGTGTGACAAGGGTCAAAGAAAAGTTTTTTGGTTCAACTGCGCCACCGATGCATCTGGAAACAAATATAGATAAAGAAAATATG GGAAAAGCGAACGATGAAGCTGGATTGAAAGAAATGCATCAAAGCGTTCGTTTCAAGGCCAGGTCACTGCCAAATTTTTATTGGAGAAGTAAAGAATCAAAGGATTCAAGGCAG GGGGCACGAGAGACCCACCAAAATCCGCCGAACAGCGATCATAGACTGAATGATGATGCCAGTGACCCACACGGAATGAGCAGAGGAGCCTCGAAGGACAAACAAATATGTTGCTTCCCACTTATAAGGCGGTAG
- the LOC123043548 gene encoding protein WVD2-like 7 isoform X2 — MGAEPDQPPSPPPPERTASPERDALRSDDRDWKAEMMSALGESVSFGRFLAEPLEWGRWSAFEHNRYLEEAAGQSRPGSVAQKKAFFEEHYARKRKSADVEDEEGDEGRDADADGAYGEAWSAGSSCMTDEPAGEETGGVDSGAPDDCGAVADAAAPPVEAPQELEAVADGAAPSCRLDSTDEQRGVQVAEARKGLQLDTECALAAVDAVEKQPLQESSIVNQGVADSVEKKRHPMSSLFQKPAEFSSPPSGKKVPSSSAKRRSMLRPAKENSSPFPATDSNKQEETSVAQKGSILGTLNFRRCEIGDPASRSRNLGSRIASRISQLESASRLVKDIHPKVNKQRRTSKGFCKDIPETASITTQQHEQRSPYVSVTRVKEKFFGSTAPPMHLETNIDKENMGKANDEAGLKEMHQSVRFKARSLPNFYWRSKESKDSRGHERPTKIRRTAIID; from the exons ATGGGCGCCGAGCCGGACCAGCCCCCCTCCCCGCCCCCGCCGGAGCGGACCGCGTCGCCGGAGCGCGACGCCCTCCGCAGCGACGACCGG GACTGGAAGGCGGAGATGATGTCGGCGCTGGGGGAGTCGGTCTCCTTCGGCCGGTTCCTCGCCGAGCCGCTCGAGTGGGGCCGGTGGTCGGCGTTCGAGCACAACCGCTACCTCGAGGAGGCCGCGGGGCAGTCCCGCCCCGGATCCGTCGCGCAGAAGAAGGCCTTCTTCGAGGAGCACTACGCCAGGAAGCGGAAGAGCGCCGATGTCGAGGACGAGGAGGGCGACGAGGGGCGCGATGCTGATGCGGACGGTGCGTACGGCGAGGCCTGGTCGGCGGGCTCCTCGTGCATGACGGACGAGCCCGCGGGGGAGGAGACCGGCGGCGTAGATTCGGGTGCTCCGGATGATTGCGGCGCCGTCGCCGATGCCGCTGCGCCGCCGGTGGAAGCGCCTCAGGAGCTGGAGGCCGTTGCGGACGGCGCTGCTCCATCTTGCCGCTTGGATAGCACGGACGAGCAGCGTGGTGTGCAGGTTGCTGAAGCGAGAAAGGGGCTGCAGTTGGATACTGAATGTGCCCTGGCTGCTGTTGATGCCGTTGAGAAGCAACCGTTGCAG GAGAGTTCGATTGTCAACCAGGGTGTGGCAGATTCTGTGGAGAAGAAGAGGCATCCAATGTCGTCGCTATTTCAGAAGCCTGCAGAATTCAGTTCTCCCCCATCAGGAAAGAAAGTGCCGTCTTCATCAGCCAAAAGGCGGTCCATGCTTCGTCCTGCAAAGGAAAACAGCTCACCATTTCCTGCTACTGACAGTAACAAGCAAGAAGAGACTTCAGTTGCTCAGAAAGGGTCGATACTGGGTACACTGAACTTCAGGAGATGTGAAATAGGCGATCCTGCCTCCAGATCAAGAAATCTTGGCTCCAGGATTGCTTCAAGGATTAGTCAGCTAGAGTCTGCAAGTAGGCTGGTGAAAGATATTCATCCTAAGGTGAACAAACAGAGGCGGACAAGCAAG GGGTTCTGCAAAGACATTCCAGAAACAGCTTCCATAACAACTCAGCAGCATGAACAAAG GTCTCCATATGTCAGTGTGACAAGGGTCAAAGAAAAGTTTTTTGGTTCAACTGCGCCACCGATGCATCTGGAAACAAATATAGATAAAGAAAATATG GGAAAAGCGAACGATGAAGCTGGATTGAAAGAAATGCATCAAAGCGTTCGTTTCAAGGCCAGGTCACTGCCAAATTTTTATTGGAGAAGTAAAGAATCAAAGGATTCAAG GGGGCACGAGAGACCCACCAAAATCCGCCGAACAGCGATCATAGACTGA